The following coding sequences lie in one Paenibacillus durus ATCC 35681 genomic window:
- the fabI gene encoding enoyl-ACP reductase FabI: protein MGELLTGKNIVVMGVANDRSIAWAIAKSLSEQGARLAFTYESERVEGRVRKLAETIPGSVILPCNVTVDEEIDKLAEDLKESFGVLHGIVHSIAFAKGEDLEGRFADTSRSGFALAHDISAYSLVAVAQRLHPLMTEGGSIITMTYMGAERVMRNYNVMGVAKAALEASVRYLASDLGPDNIRVNAVSAGPIRTLAAKGISDFNSILRIVEEKAPLRRTTDTAEVGDTAMFLMSHLSRGITGEVIYVDGGYHIIGG, encoded by the coding sequence ATGGGAGAACTGCTGACCGGAAAAAATATTGTTGTGATGGGCGTGGCGAACGATCGCAGCATCGCCTGGGCGATTGCCAAAAGCCTGTCGGAACAAGGAGCGCGCCTTGCCTTTACATATGAAAGCGAACGTGTGGAAGGACGGGTGCGCAAGCTGGCCGAGACTATTCCCGGTTCAGTGATTCTGCCGTGCAACGTTACGGTTGATGAGGAGATCGACAAGCTGGCGGAGGATCTGAAAGAGAGCTTTGGCGTGCTGCACGGCATTGTGCACAGCATCGCCTTCGCCAAAGGAGAGGACCTCGAAGGCCGCTTTGCCGACACTTCGCGCTCGGGCTTTGCGCTGGCGCATGATATCAGCGCCTACTCGCTGGTTGCGGTCGCCCAGCGGCTGCATCCTCTCATGACCGAGGGCGGCTCCATTATCACCATGACGTATATGGGCGCGGAGCGCGTCATGCGCAATTATAACGTAATGGGTGTGGCGAAAGCGGCGCTTGAGGCTTCGGTGCGCTATCTGGCGAGCGACCTCGGTCCGGACAACATCCGGGTGAACGCCGTATCGGCCGGACCGATCCGCACCTTGGCTGCCAAAGGCATCAGCGATTTCAACTCGATTCTGCGTATCGTGGAGGAGAAGGCGCCGCTTCGGCGCACTACGGATACCGCTGAGGTCGGCGATACGGCGATGTTCCTGATGAGCCATCTGTCACGCGGGATTACCGGAGAAGTAATTTATGTAGACGGTGGATATCACATCATCGGAGGTTAG
- a CDS encoding D-alanine--D-alanine ligase gives MDNAKLTVGLVYGGKSGEHEISLQTAFAVMNAFDYVKYDILPFYITKQGLWKFGEKLAAPFSHLEQLKLEGVPGDTGAALNAVFSGLGGESVVDVMFPLLHGTNGEDGTIQGLFEMANIPYIGAGVLASAAGMDKVVMKKLFAEARLEQCRYGYFNAAIWKSKSHDLIVGIEDKLGYPIFVKPANLGSSVGISKAVDKESLIKAVETAFRYDTKVLVEEFIEGSELEVGVLGNDEPEASVPGEIVSSGEYYDYAAKYIDGKSQILIPASVDPEIAERLREMALVAFRAIQVSGIARVDFFLRKSDGRILINEINTMPGFTPFSMYPLLWRETGLSYQALLDRMIALAFERYQLKQGLKYDNEQ, from the coding sequence ATGGACAATGCAAAACTGACAGTGGGTCTGGTGTACGGCGGCAAATCGGGAGAACATGAAATATCGCTGCAGACCGCTTTTGCCGTGATGAACGCTTTCGACTACGTTAAATATGATATTCTCCCTTTTTATATTACGAAGCAGGGGTTGTGGAAGTTCGGTGAGAAGCTTGCAGCTCCGTTCAGCCATCTGGAGCAGCTTAAGCTGGAAGGAGTGCCCGGAGACACGGGCGCGGCGCTGAACGCCGTATTCAGCGGACTCGGCGGTGAAAGTGTGGTCGACGTGATGTTCCCGCTGCTTCACGGCACAAATGGAGAAGACGGAACGATTCAAGGCTTGTTCGAGATGGCTAATATTCCTTATATCGGCGCGGGAGTGCTGGCCTCGGCGGCGGGCATGGACAAAGTCGTCATGAAGAAGCTGTTCGCGGAAGCGAGGCTTGAGCAGTGCCGGTACGGTTATTTTAATGCCGCCATCTGGAAGAGCAAGAGCCACGATCTGATCGTCGGAATCGAGGATAAACTCGGCTATCCGATATTTGTGAAGCCGGCCAACCTGGGCTCCAGCGTCGGCATCTCCAAAGCCGTAGATAAGGAGAGCCTGATCAAAGCGGTTGAGACCGCCTTCCGTTACGATACCAAGGTTCTTGTCGAGGAATTCATTGAAGGGAGCGAACTGGAGGTCGGCGTGCTGGGCAATGACGAGCCCGAGGCGTCTGTTCCCGGGGAAATCGTGTCCTCCGGCGAATATTACGATTACGCGGCGAAATACATTGACGGCAAATCGCAAATACTGATTCCGGCCTCCGTCGATCCCGAAATCGCCGAACGTCTGCGGGAGATGGCGCTGGTTGCTTTCCGGGCCATTCAGGTCAGCGGCATTGCGCGGGTCGATTTCTTCCTTCGCAAATCCGACGGCAGAATTTTGATTAACGAGATCAACACGATGCCCGGCTTCACGCCGTTCAGCATGTATCCGCTCTTGTGGCGCGAGACGGGCCTATCCTACCAGGCGCTGCTGGACCGCATGATCGCGCTCGCGTTCGAGCGGTATCAGCTTAAGCAGGGCTTGAAATATGATAACGAGCAATAA
- a CDS encoding amidase domain-containing protein: protein MDQKWKQSLYVYVDQCNKSRVVPEEEVFTGALSEPGIRLGQQQRGRRIAKWYSDRAITPRRCETGVKVLRTAQRDSGDVIAEVALHSAFYYEKGGITHREDKVERERLTFANANGSTGWTIAGVERDIPEKVPRKGAIASPAELSGLEAPTFPGPLLSRRVLGPSVRDVRYRREDAAAYADRWWNENNPEFETFAVDCTNYVSQCLFAGGAPINYTGKRETGWWYKGYVGNQEGWSFSWAVSDSLRRYLDGERRNGLRAETVERPEQLMLGDVIQYDWDGDGRFQHSTIVTAFDAGGMPLVNAHTVPSRHRFWDYRDSYAWTERTAYRFFHINDYL from the coding sequence ATGGATCAGAAATGGAAGCAAAGCCTGTATGTATATGTCGATCAATGCAACAAAAGCCGGGTGGTTCCCGAAGAGGAAGTCTTCACCGGCGCTTTAAGCGAACCGGGTATCCGGCTCGGGCAGCAGCAGCGGGGCCGGAGGATTGCGAAATGGTACAGCGATAGAGCGATCACGCCCCGGCGCTGCGAGACGGGGGTCAAGGTGCTGCGGACGGCGCAGCGGGATTCGGGGGACGTTATAGCGGAAGTTGCCCTGCACAGCGCATTTTATTATGAAAAAGGCGGTATCACGCACCGCGAAGACAAAGTGGAGCGGGAACGCCTGACCTTTGCGAATGCCAATGGAAGTACCGGGTGGACTATCGCCGGTGTGGAGCGGGATATTCCGGAGAAGGTTCCACGGAAAGGCGCTATAGCGTCTCCGGCGGAGCTCTCCGGCCTTGAAGCGCCGACTTTTCCCGGGCCGCTGCTAAGCCGCAGGGTGCTGGGCCCTTCCGTCCGCGATGTCCGGTACCGCCGGGAAGACGCAGCGGCGTATGCGGACCGGTGGTGGAACGAGAACAATCCGGAATTTGAAACATTCGCCGTGGATTGTACGAATTATGTCTCCCAATGTCTCTTTGCAGGGGGGGCACCGATCAACTATACTGGTAAAAGAGAAACGGGCTGGTGGTATAAAGGCTATGTCGGCAATCAGGAAGGGTGGAGCTTCAGTTGGGCTGTCTCTGACAGTCTGCGCCGCTATTTGGACGGGGAACGCCGCAATGGCCTTCGCGCGGAAACCGTAGAGCGGCCCGAACAGCTGATGCTTGGAGACGTCATCCAGTACGACTGGGACGGAGACGGACGCTTTCAGCACAGCACGATCGTTACGGCCTTTGACGCGGGCGGCATGCCGCTCGTCAATGCGCATACGGTGCCGAGCCGCCATCGCTTCTGGGACTATCGCGATTCCTATGCCTGGACCGAGAGAACGGCGTACCGTTTTTTTCACATTAACGATTATCTATAA